A stretch of Sulfitobacter sp. THAF37 DNA encodes these proteins:
- a CDS encoding Zn-dependent hydrolase, whose amino-acid sequence MQINSDRFLADLHALRAIGAAGVGKGVVRPAYTEADVAARRWLAERFQDAGLEVAVDGMGNLFGLTEGPSLLMGSHSDSQPEGGWLDGALGVVAALEVARASREAGGPAVSVVSFQDEEGRFGVTTGSAVWSGHLSQPEADVLTDHAGVALADARAAMGKMVTGPVDPARFTGFIEMHIEQGPTLDSAGEQIGVVSDIVGIRDMKVTFEGQQNHAGTTPMHLRKDAFQAVSAFNSLLEERFRNVVSPATVWTIGHVSLHPNASSIVPGRAVFSMQWRDGDSDRLSRMEAIIRDTAQQVAQDRGMELSYGPLLGLDPVKMDARLRGALEAGAEAVAPGKWRAMPSGALHDATNVSRLMPVAMLFVPSINGISHAFEEDTAEEDLVAGVEVLARAVSALG is encoded by the coding sequence GTGCAGATCAACAGCGACAGATTTCTGGCGGACCTTCATGCCTTGCGGGCCATAGGCGCAGCGGGTGTCGGCAAGGGGGTGGTGCGGCCCGCGTATACGGAAGCCGACGTTGCGGCGCGGCGCTGGCTCGCGGAGCGGTTCCAGGACGCAGGGCTGGAAGTTGCGGTCGACGGGATGGGCAATCTTTTCGGCCTGACCGAGGGGCCATCTCTGTTGATGGGATCACATTCGGACAGCCAGCCCGAGGGCGGCTGGCTGGACGGCGCGCTGGGCGTGGTGGCGGCGCTGGAGGTGGCGCGGGCCAGCCGTGAGGCGGGCGGGCCCGCGGTTTCGGTGGTATCGTTTCAGGACGAGGAAGGGCGTTTCGGTGTCACCACGGGCTCCGCCGTCTGGTCGGGGCATCTGTCGCAGCCTGAGGCGGATGTGCTGACCGATCACGCGGGTGTCGCGCTGGCCGATGCGCGGGCGGCGATGGGCAAGATGGTCACCGGGCCGGTGGACCCGGCGCGCTTCACCGGTTTCATCGAAATGCACATCGAGCAGGGGCCGACGCTCGACAGTGCCGGAGAGCAGATCGGCGTGGTGTCGGACATTGTCGGTATTCGGGACATGAAGGTGACATTCGAGGGTCAGCAGAATCACGCGGGCACCACGCCGATGCATTTGCGCAAGGACGCTTTTCAGGCGGTGTCGGCGTTCAACAGCTTGCTTGAGGAGCGGTTCCGGAACGTGGTGTCCCCGGCGACGGTCTGGACCATCGGGCATGTATCGCTGCATCCGAATGCATCGTCGATCGTGCCGGGGCGGGCGGTGTTTTCGATGCAATGGCGCGACGGGGACAGCGACCGGCTGTCCCGGATGGAAGCGATTATCCGCGATACCGCGCAGCAAGTGGCGCAGGACCGGGGGATGGAGCTGTCTTATGGGCCGCTGCTGGGGCTCGATCCGGTGAAAATGGATGCCCGGCTGCGGGGCGCGCTGGAAGCGGGGGCCGAAGCGGTGGCGCCGGGAAAGTGGCGGGCGATGCCCTCTGGCGCGTTGCACGATGCCACCAATGTCTCGCGGCTGATGCCGGTGGCGATGTTGTTCGTGCCGTCGATCAACGGGATCAGCCATGCGTTCGAGGAAGACACGGCGGAGGAGGACCTTGTCGCCGGGGTGGAGGTGCTGGCGCGTGCCGTGTCCGCTTTGGGCTGA
- a CDS encoding GNAT family N-acetyltransferase produces the protein MELTPRRLGPDDPALPGVLGLIRAAFAQMENRIDPPSSMQRMTLESLRKDAARAEVWSLGTPPLACVILTPKPAALYLGKLAVDPKARRQGLARHMIDHAETRARALGLPVIELQCRVELVENHALFVACGYTETARTAHPGFTRPTSVSFAKVLGR, from the coding sequence ATGGAGCTGACCCCGCGGCGACTTGGGCCGGACGACCCGGCGTTGCCAGGGGTTCTCGGGCTGATCCGCGCGGCCTTTGCCCAGATGGAAAACCGGATCGACCCGCCGTCCTCCATGCAGAGGATGACGCTGGAAAGCCTGCGCAAGGATGCCGCCCGCGCCGAAGTGTGGTCGCTGGGCACCCCACCCCTGGCCTGCGTGATCCTGACGCCGAAACCGGCGGCGCTCTACCTGGGAAAGCTGGCCGTGGACCCAAAGGCCCGGCGGCAGGGCCTGGCCCGGCATATGATCGACCACGCTGAAACCCGCGCGCGGGCGCTGGGCCTGCCGGTAATAGAGCTGCAATGCCGCGTCGAACTGGTGGAGAACCACGCGCTCTTCGTCGCTTGCGGGTACACCGAAACGGCGCGCACCGCGCATCCGGGCTTCACCCGCCCGACCTCCGTCAGCTTTGCCAAGGTCCTGGGCCGCTGA
- a CDS encoding response regulator transcription factor, with the protein MTAKDRPLVTILDDEPEIRTMLGEALEEAGFDTLSFGRARAFEAALARYRPDVCLVDLSLPDTDGLTLVHRLALEQGAIVIIISGRAEVQDRVTGLELGADDYIIKPFEPAEVVARIRARLRGARPSPQSGSTARFNGWTAHFDRYVLENAEGDETPFSHAEGEVLRLFLDSPKRLISRAQMQESLGGAASESFDRAMDVRISRLRTKLSEDPKNPQLIKTIYGAGYIFLGDVTWS; encoded by the coding sequence ATGACCGCCAAGGACCGCCCGCTCGTTACCATCCTCGACGACGAACCCGAGATCCGCACCATGCTGGGCGAAGCATTGGAGGAGGCGGGCTTCGACACGCTCAGTTTTGGCCGCGCCCGCGCGTTCGAAGCGGCCCTGGCCAGGTACCGCCCCGATGTCTGCCTGGTGGACCTCAGCCTGCCGGACACGGATGGGCTGACACTGGTGCACCGCCTCGCGCTGGAACAGGGCGCAATCGTGATCATCATCTCGGGCCGGGCCGAAGTACAGGACCGCGTGACCGGCCTTGAACTGGGCGCGGACGACTACATCATCAAACCTTTCGAGCCGGCCGAGGTTGTCGCGCGCATCCGCGCCCGCCTGCGCGGCGCCCGGCCCAGCCCCCAATCCGGCAGTACCGCCCGGTTCAACGGCTGGACCGCGCATTTCGACCGCTACGTGCTGGAGAACGCGGAAGGCGACGAAACCCCGTTTTCCCATGCCGAAGGCGAGGTCCTGCGCCTGTTTCTCGACAGCCCGAAGCGCCTGATCAGCCGGGCGCAGATGCAGGAAAGCCTGGGCGGCGCGGCGTCGGAGAGCTTCGACCGGGCGATGGACGTGCGCATTTCCCGCCTCCGGACCAAGCTCAGCGAGGATCCGAAGAACCCGCAATTGATCAAGACGATCTATGGCGCCGGCTACATTTTCCTGGGCGACGTTACATGGAGCTGA
- a CDS encoding PAS-domain containing protein, which translates to MQITDDQTKAMTTAGLNLIAQALTIYDSNLRLAVCNAPFQQMFDLPDRLVTPGATFRETIHHLATKGEYGEVADIETFVQERVEQARAFEPHYMERTRANGRTISVEGSPLPQGGWVTVYTDITAAKTQEALLRARAGALSDQVLAHAEQLSQTNRERAAMISALEETKRQLTESEARTRLTTEMMPAHIAHVDAGARYTYSNRRLSSVMPGRPRNIVGLHISEALGPRAFSRIKPDLERALRGESSIVEFTDPESARRIRGSFTPDGQAGAYVMSMDITEETQTREALQQTRKRELAAQMISGLAHDFSNLLTIIMGLQSRLARLPGLPAEGGTLIHGTLAAARRGGALLSTIADMTGPGNLRPVSVDLDALIADLHTLAAPTLPANVRLLITNEAPGITALLDRGRLNDSLLNLILNARDAIGTTGTISLTQRLVHDTWIEWVVTDSGPGFSPSALERGLDPFFTTKGSEGSGLGLPMVYDMTKSAGGNLRLSNDPAGGAQVTLRLPYRAAIPATGGLVLLVEDHDDIRASVRDMLTGIGHSVIEATSADEATALLADLPDIAFVLSDIQLMGEATGLDLARRIAGTTPICLMTSLPADHQLFTAAQRLAPVLRKPFDDQDLAALIQPALQKGA; encoded by the coding sequence ATGCAAATCACCGACGACCAGACCAAGGCGATGACAACCGCGGGCCTGAACCTGATCGCCCAGGCCTTGACGATCTACGATTCCAACCTGCGGCTCGCGGTGTGCAACGCGCCGTTTCAGCAAATGTTCGATCTGCCCGACAGGCTGGTCACTCCGGGCGCCACCTTCAGAGAGACGATCCATCACCTCGCGACCAAAGGCGAATACGGCGAAGTCGCGGACATCGAGACCTTCGTGCAAGAACGCGTCGAACAGGCCCGCGCGTTCGAACCCCACTACATGGAGCGGACCCGCGCCAACGGGCGCACCATCTCTGTCGAAGGATCGCCGCTGCCCCAGGGGGGCTGGGTCACGGTCTACACCGACATCACCGCCGCCAAGACGCAGGAGGCTCTGCTGCGCGCAAGGGCCGGTGCGCTTTCGGATCAGGTGCTCGCGCACGCCGAACAACTGTCGCAAACCAACCGCGAACGCGCCGCGATGATTTCCGCCCTGGAAGAGACCAAGCGGCAATTGACCGAAAGCGAAGCCCGCACGCGCCTCACGACCGAGATGATGCCCGCGCATATCGCCCACGTGGACGCCGGGGCGCGCTACACCTACTCCAACCGCCGTCTCAGCAGTGTGATGCCCGGCAGGCCCCGCAACATAGTCGGCCTGCATATCTCCGAGGCGCTCGGTCCCCGTGCCTTTTCCCGGATCAAGCCGGATCTGGAACGGGCCCTCCGGGGCGAGTCTTCCATCGTTGAATTCACCGACCCGGAAAGCGCGCGGCGCATTCGCGGGTCCTTTACCCCGGACGGTCAGGCCGGTGCCTACGTCATGTCGATGGACATCACCGAAGAGACACAGACCCGCGAAGCCCTGCAGCAGACCCGCAAACGTGAATTGGCCGCGCAGATGATCTCGGGTCTGGCGCATGATTTCTCGAACCTGCTGACGATTATTATGGGCCTTCAGTCGCGGCTGGCCCGCCTTCCCGGCCTCCCGGCCGAGGGAGGAACGCTGATCCACGGCACCCTCGCCGCCGCCCGCCGGGGCGGCGCGCTGCTGTCCACCATCGCCGACATGACCGGGCCGGGAAATCTGCGCCCCGTCTCGGTCGATCTCGACGCCCTGATCGCCGACCTTCACACTCTGGCCGCCCCGACGCTTCCCGCCAATGTCCGGCTTCTCATCACGAACGAAGCACCGGGCATCACCGCCCTGCTGGATCGGGGCCGCCTGAACGACAGCCTGCTGAACCTGATCCTCAACGCCCGCGATGCCATCGGCACGACCGGCACCATCAGCCTGACCCAGCGCCTGGTGCATGATACCTGGATCGAATGGGTGGTGACGGACAGCGGACCGGGGTTCTCGCCCTCGGCCCTGGAACGCGGTCTCGACCCGTTCTTCACCACCAAAGGCAGCGAAGGATCAGGGCTGGGCCTGCCGATGGTCTACGACATGACCAAATCCGCTGGCGGAAACCTGCGCCTGTCCAATGACCCCGCAGGCGGCGCGCAAGTGACCCTGCGCCTGCCCTACCGGGCCGCGATCCCGGCCACCGGCGGGCTCGTCCTGCTGGTGGAGGACCACGACGACATCCGCGCCTCGGTCCGGGACATGCTGACCGGCATCGGCCATTCGGTCATCGAGGCGACGAGCGCAGACGAGGCGACGGCGCTGCTCGCCGATCTGCCCGACATCGCCTTCGTGCTCTCCGATATCCAGCTGATGGGAGAGGCGACAGGCCTTGACCTCGCCAGGCGCATCGCGGGAACCACGCCGATCTGCCTGATGACTTCCCTGCCCGCAGACCACCAGCTGTTCACGGCGGCCCAGCGCCTTGCCCCGGTGCTGCGCAAACCCTTTGATGACCAGGACCTCGCCGCGCTGATCCAGCCGGCCCTGCAAAAAGGCGCATGA
- a CDS encoding AMP-binding protein, which yields MAKPLTRADGPASVPALLHRNAREFANAPAYREKEYGIWQSWTWSQTRDEVEALALGLMEMGAQEGDFIAIIGRNRPYLYWVMMAAQMVGAIPVPLYQDSNADEMAYVMDHCGARFAVVGDQEQVDKIIEVQDRLTGFEQMIYLDPRGLRKYDHSALTQYSRVQEIGRETREKHIKEMEARQARLDYDSTGVMLYTSGTTGKPKGVVLSNRNIIETAKSSSEFDGLRQTDDILAYLPMAWVGDFIFSVGQALWTGFCTNCPESADTMHVDLREIGPTYYFAPPRVFETQLTNVMIRMEDSGRLKKWLFDTFMAHARKVGPAILDGGRVGTWDRLKYRLGEMLIYGPLKNTLGLSRVRVGYTAGEAIGPEIFDFYRSLGINLKQLYGQTEATVFITAQPDGEVRSDTVGVPSPGVELKIAENGEVFYRSPGVFVEYYKNPESTADTKDPEGWVATGDAGFIEEDTGHLRIIDRAKDVGKMADGSLFAPKYVENKLKFFPNILEAVVFGNGRTECTAFINIDLTAVGNWAERNNIGYASYQELARHPQVMDTIQSHVEEVNASIAEDEMLSGCQVHRFVVLHKELDADDGELTRTRKVRRKIISEKYDDIVVALYDGSKTISTETEVTYEDGRKGSIKATLEVRDAKVFADNRKKMAAE from the coding sequence TTGGCCAAGCCGCTGACGCGCGCCGACGGACCCGCATCCGTGCCGGCCCTGTTGCACCGCAATGCACGGGAGTTCGCAAACGCGCCCGCGTATCGCGAAAAGGAATACGGCATCTGGCAGAGCTGGACCTGGTCGCAGACCCGCGACGAGGTCGAGGCGCTGGCCCTGGGGCTGATGGAGATGGGCGCGCAGGAGGGCGACTTCATCGCGATCATCGGGCGCAACCGGCCCTATCTGTATTGGGTCATGATGGCCGCGCAGATGGTGGGGGCAATTCCCGTCCCGCTGTACCAGGACTCCAACGCGGACGAGATGGCCTATGTCATGGACCACTGCGGGGCGCGGTTTGCCGTGGTGGGCGATCAGGAACAGGTGGACAAGATCATCGAAGTGCAGGACCGGCTGACCGGGTTCGAGCAGATGATCTATCTCGATCCGCGCGGCCTGCGGAAATACGACCATTCCGCCCTGACCCAGTACAGCAGGGTACAGGAAATCGGGCGCGAGACCCGCGAGAAGCACATCAAGGAGATGGAAGCGCGTCAGGCCAGGCTGGACTACGACAGTACCGGTGTGATGCTCTATACCTCCGGCACCACGGGCAAGCCCAAGGGCGTGGTGCTGTCCAACCGCAACATCATCGAAACGGCGAAATCCTCGTCCGAGTTCGACGGGCTGCGCCAGACCGATGACATCCTCGCCTATCTGCCGATGGCCTGGGTGGGCGATTTCATCTTTTCCGTGGGTCAGGCGCTTTGGACCGGGTTCTGCACCAATTGTCCCGAATCGGCGGACACGATGCATGTGGACCTGCGCGAGATCGGGCCGACTTACTACTTCGCACCGCCACGGGTGTTCGAAACGCAATTGACCAACGTGATGATCCGCATGGAGGATTCGGGCCGGTTGAAGAAATGGCTTTTCGACACCTTCATGGCCCATGCCCGAAAGGTCGGCCCGGCTATTCTGGACGGCGGCAGGGTGGGCACCTGGGATCGCCTGAAGTACAGGTTGGGCGAAATGCTGATCTATGGCCCGCTCAAGAATACCCTGGGCCTGAGCCGGGTGCGCGTGGGCTACACCGCGGGCGAAGCGATCGGGCCCGAGATTTTCGACTTCTACCGGTCACTGGGGATCAATCTCAAACAGCTCTACGGTCAGACCGAGGCGACGGTTTTCATCACCGCGCAGCCGGACGGCGAGGTGCGCAGCGACACCGTTGGTGTGCCGTCACCCGGTGTCGAGCTGAAGATCGCGGAGAATGGCGAGGTTTTCTACCGGTCGCCTGGCGTCTTCGTCGAATACTACAAGAACCCGGAAAGCACTGCGGACACCAAGGATCCCGAAGGCTGGGTCGCCACCGGCGACGCCGGTTTCATCGAAGAGGACACCGGCCACCTGCGGATCATCGACCGGGCCAAGGACGTGGGCAAGATGGCGGACGGATCGCTGTTCGCGCCGAAGTACGTCGAGAACAAGCTGAAGTTCTTTCCCAACATCCTTGAGGCCGTGGTCTTTGGCAACGGTCGCACCGAATGCACCGCCTTTATCAACATCGACCTGACGGCGGTGGGCAACTGGGCCGAGCGCAACAACATCGGCTATGCGTCCTATCAGGAGCTGGCGCGCCATCCGCAGGTGATGGATACGATCCAGTCCCATGTGGAGGAGGTCAACGCCAGCATTGCCGAGGATGAGATGCTATCGGGCTGCCAGGTCCACCGGTTTGTCGTGCTACACAAGGAATTGGACGCCGACGACGGCGAATTGACCCGCACCCGCAAGGTGCGTCGAAAGATCATCAGCGAGAAATACGACGACATCGTTGTGGCGCTCTATGATGGGTCGAAAACGATCAGTACCGAGACCGAGGTGACATACGAGGACGGGCGCAAGGGCAGCATCAAGGCGACGCTGGAAGTCCGCGATGCGAAGGTGTTCGCGGATAACCGCAAGAAAATGGCGGCAGAGTGA
- a CDS encoding ABC transporter ATP-binding protein, giving the protein MKDNAESYQTADGRTIGPVVMEMKNITLRFGGVEAIKDISFDIREGEIRAIIGPNGAGKSSMLNVISGFYVPQEGEVWYKGSRRPAMKPFQVAEQGIARTFQNIALFEGMSVLDNVMTGRLPHMSTGMFWQSLWKGKAEREEIENREAAEKIIDFLEIQAIRKTPVARLPYGLKKRVELARALAAEPSILLLDEPMAGMNVEEKEDMSRFILDVNDEFGTTIALIEHDMGVVMDLSDRVVVMDYGKKIGDGTPTEVRNNQDVIDAYLGVAHD; this is encoded by the coding sequence GTGAAGGATAACGCAGAAAGCTACCAGACCGCCGACGGCCGCACCATCGGCCCGGTCGTGATGGAGATGAAGAACATCACGCTGCGCTTTGGCGGGGTAGAGGCGATCAAGGACATATCCTTTGACATCCGGGAGGGCGAGATCCGTGCGATCATCGGCCCGAACGGCGCCGGGAAATCGTCGATGCTGAACGTCATCTCCGGCTTCTACGTCCCGCAGGAAGGCGAAGTCTGGTACAAGGGCTCCCGCCGCCCGGCGATGAAACCGTTCCAGGTGGCGGAGCAGGGCATCGCCCGGACGTTCCAGAACATCGCGCTCTTCGAAGGGATGAGCGTGCTGGACAACGTGATGACCGGTCGCCTGCCGCATATGAGCACCGGCATGTTCTGGCAGAGCCTTTGGAAGGGCAAGGCCGAGCGGGAAGAGATCGAGAACCGGGAAGCCGCCGAAAAGATCATCGACTTTCTGGAGATCCAGGCGATCCGCAAGACGCCGGTGGCACGTTTGCCCTATGGCTTGAAGAAACGTGTCGAACTGGCCCGCGCGCTGGCCGCCGAGCCGTCGATCCTGCTGCTGGATGAGCCGATGGCGGGCATGAACGTCGAGGAGAAGGAGGACATGAGCCGCTTTATCCTGGACGTAAACGACGAATTCGGCACCACCATCGCGCTGATCGAGCACGACATGGGCGTGGTCATGGACCTCTCCGACCGGGTGGTGGTGATGGATTACGGCAAGAAGATCGGTGACGGCACCCCGACAGAGGTGCGCAACAACCAGGACGTGATCGACGCTTATTTGGGGGTAGCCCATGACTGA
- a CDS encoding branched-chain amino acid ABC transporter permease codes for MPEQLVYTAEVFLNGLMAGVLYALVALGFVLIYKASGIFNYAQGVMALFAAMTLVGIQNGQVPFAHLINAIFGTDVHGFGWTVHSFLAILLTVLVMIVLAWAVQRFVFRHLVGQEPIILFMATIGLAYFLEGVADLMWGSELKALDVCAAQGACLPQGMNMWLDETTYEAFGTGVFIDNLDIVASIVAAVLVIGLVVFAQYTKQGRAMRAVADDHQAALSVGVSLNYIWVLVWSLAGFVALVAGIMWGAKSGVQFSLSLIALKALPVLMLGGFTSIPGAIVGGLIIGVGEKLFEFLIGAPYLGGATENWFAYMLALLFLVFRPQGLFGERIIERV; via the coding sequence ATGCCTGAGCAGCTGGTTTATACCGCCGAAGTCTTTCTGAACGGCCTGATGGCAGGCGTGCTTTATGCGCTGGTCGCGCTGGGTTTCGTGCTGATCTACAAGGCCTCGGGCATCTTCAACTATGCGCAGGGCGTCATGGCGCTGTTCGCTGCGATGACACTGGTGGGCATTCAGAACGGGCAGGTGCCCTTTGCGCATCTGATCAACGCGATCTTCGGCACCGATGTGCACGGTTTCGGGTGGACGGTGCACAGTTTCCTCGCCATCCTGCTGACGGTTCTGGTGATGATCGTGCTCGCCTGGGCGGTGCAAAGGTTCGTATTCCGGCACCTGGTCGGGCAGGAACCGATCATCCTGTTCATGGCCACCATCGGCCTGGCCTATTTCCTCGAAGGGGTCGCGGACCTGATGTGGGGATCCGAGCTCAAGGCGCTGGACGTATGTGCGGCCCAAGGAGCCTGTCTGCCGCAGGGCATGAACATGTGGCTGGACGAAACCACCTATGAAGCGTTTGGCACGGGCGTCTTTATCGACAACCTGGATATCGTCGCCTCTATCGTGGCCGCGGTGCTGGTGATCGGGCTGGTCGTGTTCGCACAGTACACGAAACAGGGCCGCGCGATGCGGGCCGTGGCGGATGACCATCAGGCGGCGCTGTCGGTGGGTGTGTCGCTGAACTACATATGGGTCTTGGTCTGGTCGCTTGCGGGATTCGTGGCGCTGGTGGCCGGGATCATGTGGGGGGCAAAGTCGGGCGTGCAGTTCTCGCTGTCGCTGATTGCGCTCAAGGCGCTGCCGGTGCTGATGCTGGGCGGGTTCACCTCGATCCCCGGCGCCATCGTGGGCGGGCTGATCATCGGCGTGGGCGAGAAGCTGTTCGAATTTCTGATCGGGGCGCCGTACCTCGGCGGGGCCACGGAGAACTGGTTCGCCTACATGCTGGCGCTGCTGTTCCTGGTGTTCCGCCCGCAGGGCCTGTTCGGGGAGCGGATCATTGAGCGGGTTTGA
- a CDS encoding branched-chain amino acid ABC transporter permease → MFYREAGDFRTTYAEDQQTFPIRFDRYRYYLVLFAAIFVVPFVINDYWANSLLLPFLIYAIAAIGLNILVGYCGQVSLGTGGFMAVGAYACYKLMTAMPDVSMFVHVILAGVITAGVGVLFGLPSLRIKGFYLAVATLAAQFFLVWLFNRFPWFYNYSASGQINAPERDVFGVVITGPNAEAWATYAFCLIFTIFSAIVARNLTRGSVGRKWMAIRDMDIAAEIIGVNPLRAKLTAFAVSSFFIGISGALFFAIYLGAVEVGEAFGIQKSFLVLFMIIIGGLGSIFGSFAGAAFLVLLPVLLKVVGVDWLGWPTDIVAHLQLVIVGALIVLFLIAEPHGIAQLWRVAKEKLRLWPFPH, encoded by the coding sequence ATGTTCTACCGTGAAGCGGGCGATTTCCGGACCACCTATGCCGAAGATCAGCAGACCTTTCCGATCAGGTTCGACCGGTATCGCTATTATCTGGTCCTGTTTGCGGCGATTTTCGTCGTGCCCTTCGTCATCAACGACTACTGGGCCAACTCGCTGCTGCTGCCCTTCCTGATCTATGCCATTGCAGCGATCGGGCTGAACATACTCGTAGGGTATTGCGGACAGGTGAGCCTGGGCACCGGGGGGTTCATGGCGGTAGGGGCCTATGCCTGCTACAAGCTGATGACGGCGATGCCCGACGTCAGCATGTTCGTTCATGTGATCCTGGCAGGGGTGATCACCGCCGGGGTTGGGGTGCTGTTCGGCCTGCCGTCCCTGCGGATCAAGGGGTTCTACCTGGCGGTGGCGACGCTGGCGGCGCAGTTCTTTCTGGTCTGGCTCTTCAACCGGTTTCCGTGGTTCTACAACTACTCGGCCTCGGGCCAGATCAACGCGCCGGAGCGGGACGTGTTTGGCGTTGTCATCACCGGCCCCAATGCCGAAGCTTGGGCAACCTACGCGTTCTGCCTGATTTTCACGATCTTCAGCGCCATCGTGGCGCGGAATTTGACGCGCGGGTCGGTGGGGCGCAAGTGGATGGCGATCCGCGACATGGACATCGCGGCCGAGATCATCGGTGTGAACCCGCTGCGGGCCAAGCTGACGGCCTTTGCGGTCTCGTCGTTCTTCATCGGGATTTCCGGGGCATTGTTCTTTGCGATCTATCTGGGCGCGGTCGAGGTGGGCGAGGCTTTCGGCATCCAGAAATCCTTCCTGGTGCTCTTCATGATCATCATCGGCGGGCTGGGCAGTATCTTCGGATCCTTCGCGGGGGCGGCCTTCCTGGTGCTGTTGCCGGTCCTTCTGAAGGTTGTCGGCGTGGATTGGCTGGGCTGGCCGACCGACATCGTGGCGCATCTGCAGCTGGTGATCGTGGGGGCGCTGATCGTGCTGTTCCTGATCGCCGAGCCGCATGGCATCGCGCAGCTCTGGCGCGTGGCCAAGGAAAAACTCAGATTGTGGCCCTTCCCGCATTAG
- a CDS encoding ABC transporter substrate-binding protein: MKLKLATLAVAGMMAAAPAMAELVFPSLSYRTGPYAAGGIPFADGYADYFTMLNERDGGINGVMTSVPECETAYNTEKGVECYESLKDSGGLVYQPLSTGITYQLIPKTTADDIPMHTMGYGRTSAKNGEVFTHTFNYPANYWDGASGAINYLLEENGGDLSGKKIALVYHNSAYGKEPIRTLQELSKKHGFELSEVPVDHPGQEQKSQWLQIRRDKPDYVIMYGWGVMNQVAVQEAANIRFPMENFIGIWWSGSENDVLAAGAAADGYKALTFHGVGSDFPVFDDIQTHVVDKGLAAGAGDQIGTVLYNRGLYAAMLAAEAAKNAMEIHDTKDITPAMMRDGMEALDMTEEKMTELGLPGFGPTFKVSCENHGGNGLVGVTQWDAEAKEWTLISDFSETDRDVIGPLIEEDSTAYAAENNIEPGCS, encoded by the coding sequence ATGAAACTGAAACTGGCAACACTGGCGGTCGCGGGCATGATGGCCGCCGCCCCGGCGATGGCGGAACTCGTCTTTCCGTCGCTGAGCTATCGGACCGGCCCCTACGCCGCGGGCGGGATCCCCTTTGCTGACGGGTACGCCGACTATTTCACCATGCTGAACGAACGTGATGGCGGCATCAACGGGGTGATGACAAGCGTTCCGGAATGCGAGACGGCCTATAACACCGAGAAGGGTGTGGAGTGCTATGAATCGCTGAAGGACAGTGGCGGTCTGGTTTATCAACCGCTGTCGACCGGAATCACCTATCAGCTGATCCCCAAAACGACGGCTGATGACATCCCGATGCACACGATGGGCTATGGCCGGACCTCGGCCAAGAACGGCGAAGTGTTCACCCACACGTTCAACTATCCCGCCAACTATTGGGACGGTGCGTCGGGCGCCATCAATTATCTGCTGGAGGAGAACGGCGGCGACCTGAGCGGCAAGAAGATCGCGCTGGTCTACCACAACTCCGCCTATGGCAAGGAACCGATCCGGACCCTTCAGGAACTGAGCAAAAAGCACGGCTTCGAACTGTCGGAAGTGCCGGTCGATCATCCGGGCCAGGAACAGAAATCCCAGTGGCTGCAGATTCGCCGGGACAAGCCCGATTACGTGATCATGTACGGCTGGGGTGTGATGAACCAGGTCGCGGTTCAGGAAGCGGCGAACATCCGGTTTCCGATGGAAAACTTCATCGGCATCTGGTGGTCCGGTTCCGAAAATGACGTGCTGGCAGCCGGTGCAGCGGCGGATGGCTACAAGGCGCTGACCTTCCACGGCGTGGGCAGCGACTTCCCGGTCTTCGACGACATTCAGACACATGTTGTTGACAAGGGCTTGGCCGCCGGTGCTGGCGACCAAATCGGCACCGTGCTGTATAACCGTGGCCTCTATGCCGCGATGCTGGCTGCCGAAGCTGCCAAGAACGCAATGGAGATCCATGACACCAAGGACATCACGCCTGCAATGATGCGTGACGGCATGGAAGCCCTCGACATGACCGAAGAGAAAATGACCGAGCTGGGTCTGCCCGGCTTTGGCCCGACCTTCAAGGTGAGCTGCGAGAACCATGGCGGCAACGGTCTTGTCGGTGTGACGCAGTGGGACGCGGAAGCCAAGGAGTGGACGCTGATCTCTGACTTCTCGGAAACCGACCGCGACGTGATCGGCCCGCTGATCGAGGAAGACTCGACCGCCTATGCGGCCGAGAACAACATCGAGCCTGGCTGCAGCTAA